TCGGGGCTGACGGCGGGGCAGAACCTGTGGACGCTGGACCCGGCGGCGCTGGCGCGGTCCATGGGGCAGCACCCCTGGGTGCGCAAGGTGGAGGTGACGCGGCGGTTTCCGCGCGGAGTGTCCGTGGAGGTGTCGGAGCACGCACCCGCGGCGCTGGCGGTGCTGGGCGACCTGTACGTGCTGGACGAGGAGGGCGAGCCCTTCAAGCGCGTCACCCCGGGGGACGGGCTGGACCTGCCGCTCGTCACCGGCGTGGAGCGCGACGCGTACGTGGCGGACGCGGACTCGGTGCGCGCGAAGTTTCGCGAGGCACTGGATGTAACCCGAGCTTATGCGCGGCTGTCGCCCGGGCGATCCGAGCGGCTGTCCGAGGTTCGCCTGGAGAACAGCGGACTTGCGCTGGTGACGGCGACGGGGCAGGAGGTGCGCCTTGGCGCGGGCGATACGGAAGTCAAGCTCCAGCGGCTGGCGCGCGTTCGTCGCGAGCTCAGCACGAGAGGGCTTGCAGCCGCGATCATTCGCCTGGATAACCGTGCCCGACCGGGTTGGGTGGCGGTGAGGCTTTCGAGTGGGTCCGACTCCGAGAGGAGCGGGGACTCGACGCAGTGAGGATGCTTCCTTCACGAAAGTGAGGGAGCCTGGGAGGAGTCATGGCGAAGCAGAAGTCGGGGGAGATCATCGTCGGCCTCGACATCGGCACGACGAAGATCTGCGCCATCGTCGGCGAGCTGACCGATAGCGGTATCGACATCATCGGTATCGGCACGCATCCGTCGAAGGGATTGCGCAAGGG
This window of the Corallococcus silvisoli genome carries:
- a CDS encoding cell division protein FtsQ/DivIB, which encodes MAFGKTKNRRRLDAAPRNDAVKGAVRSHGAMVVKALGLAVATAGLIWGGSELRAWAVVSPRFALESVSFSGLERASRPELLKLSGLTAGQNLWTLDPAALARSMGQHPWVRKVEVTRRFPRGVSVEVSEHAPAALAVLGDLYVLDEEGEPFKRVTPGDGLDLPLVTGVERDAYVADADSVRAKFREALDVTRAYARLSPGRSERLSEVRLENSGLALVTATGQEVRLGAGDTEVKLQRLARVRRELSTRGLAAAIIRLDNRARPGWVAVRLSSGSDSERSGDSTQ